One part of the Thermococcus radiotolerans genome encodes these proteins:
- a CDS encoding DUF257 family protein: MEALKKPVLITEKDLDELLEQIWPGGTTIVENRASLGIEFTLHAFIQYSKKKGIPLIVEDIFDTLPVYMTHLRLMGVQVNDSDVKVIKVGGTQETGDVIAKIKFGNDPYVYQEKIDRELRKITGDSMYVHLVLGLERLLVLQGDVRSIYTLMGLIKQKLGDERRINLYLVETPIIETLDFNPLPMLEDLATSVIELQDEDELIDIKLKKSVFTLLMHRDHLLVSPREILRWWM; this comes from the coding sequence ATGGAGGCCCTCAAAAAACCCGTTCTGATTACAGAGAAGGACCTCGACGAACTGCTGGAGCAGATCTGGCCAGGGGGTACCACCATAGTCGAGAACAGGGCATCGCTGGGAATAGAGTTCACACTCCATGCATTCATCCAGTACTCAAAGAAGAAGGGAATCCCCCTGATAGTCGAGGACATATTCGACACACTGCCGGTCTACATGACGCACCTGAGACTGATGGGGGTTCAGGTGAATGATTCCGACGTGAAGGTCATCAAAGTCGGCGGAACCCAGGAAACAGGGGACGTAATAGCCAAGATAAAGTTCGGAAACGACCCCTACGTCTACCAGGAAAAGATCGATAGAGAGCTCCGGAAGATAACGGGCGACTCCATGTACGTACACCTCGTCCTCGGCCTGGAGAGACTGCTGGTCCTTCAGGGCGACGTCCGCAGTATCTACACCCTCATGGGGCTGATAAAGCAGAAACTGGGGGACGAGAGGAGAATCAACCTGTACCTGGTGGAAACGCCAATTATAGAAACCCTCGACTTCAACCCCCTCCCGATGCTTGAGGACCTTGCGACGTCGGTGATAGAACTCCAAGATGAGGACGAACTCATAGATATAAAGTTGAAAAAGTCGGTGTTCACACTGCTCATGCACAGGGATCACCTGCTCGTCTCCCCGAGGGAGATACTGCGGTGGTGGATGTGA
- the pbp11 gene encoding tRNA-binding protein Pbp11, whose translation MDVSFLSRLLGGDERKEEPSTQGVSGKPIGKFRVDSVLRVFTRPVLIGEVLEGTVYPGCKLKGRGTGKIVRMEQERREVEFAASGDRVALMLENGMSVEEGDVLEIYP comes from the coding sequence GTGGATGTGAGCTTCCTCAGCAGGCTGCTTGGAGGAGACGAAAGGAAGGAAGAGCCAAGCACTCAAGGGGTTTCTGGAAAGCCCATAGGAAAATTCAGAGTGGACAGCGTGCTCAGGGTATTCACCAGACCTGTTCTCATCGGAGAAGTCCTCGAAGGTACAGTCTATCCAGGCTGCAAACTCAAGGGGAGGGGAACCGGAAAGATCGTTAGAATGGAGCAGGAGAGACGGGAGGTAGAATTCGCCGCGAGCGGCGATAGAGTGGCCCTCATGCTGGAGAACGGGATGTCCGTCGAAGAGGGGGATGTGCTGGAGATATACCCGTGA
- the shyA gene encoding NAD(P)-dependent hydrogenase/sulfhydrogenase 2 subunit alpha gives MIIELREFTRVEGNGKAEIVIEDGEVKDVRLKIIEGPRFFELLTLGRHYYDVPDLEARICAICYLSHSVASVLGIERAFGVEVPEEIALIRELGLIGELLESHALHLYLLVAPDVFGYPDAIRMATKHGELVKEGLALKAFGNRIRVMVGGREIHGINVKPGGFGRYPTVEELERVEKESEALLRLARRAVRLFAQLDPYGAQAKHFVATDGYLWGEKLVSDEEGAFHYTERIEERSLVYSFAKQSLYKGEIFFVGALPRLLLKSEMLTPAAKRLFEEHREKLETGYVSYNNLAQAIELVYSLERANEIAKTLLDRGIEGENVPVEPREGEGIGYVEAPRGVLIHHYRIDANGNVAYSNIITPTALNHAMMEASLLEEARKLYGEAEERAMIGRLEETVRAFDPCISCSVHLVKL, from the coding sequence ATGATAATCGAGCTCCGCGAGTTCACGCGCGTTGAGGGCAACGGAAAGGCCGAGATAGTCATCGAGGACGGCGAGGTAAAGGACGTCAGACTTAAGATCATCGAGGGGCCTAGATTCTTCGAGCTCCTGACCCTTGGAAGGCACTACTACGACGTTCCTGACCTCGAGGCCAGGATATGCGCCATCTGCTACCTCTCCCACAGCGTCGCTTCCGTCCTAGGAATCGAAAGGGCCTTCGGCGTTGAGGTTCCGGAGGAGATAGCACTGATCAGAGAGCTCGGGCTCATAGGTGAACTGCTCGAGAGCCACGCGCTGCACCTGTACCTCCTCGTTGCGCCGGACGTGTTCGGCTACCCAGACGCCATAAGGATGGCCACGAAGCACGGGGAGCTGGTAAAGGAGGGCCTCGCCCTGAAGGCCTTCGGCAACAGGATAAGGGTGATGGTAGGCGGCAGGGAGATACACGGAATAAACGTCAAGCCCGGCGGCTTCGGCAGGTATCCAACGGTGGAGGAGCTCGAGAGGGTGGAGAAGGAAAGCGAAGCCCTCCTCAGGCTGGCGAGGAGAGCTGTAAGACTCTTCGCCCAACTGGATCCATATGGCGCCCAGGCAAAGCACTTCGTCGCCACCGACGGCTACCTCTGGGGTGAAAAGCTGGTCTCCGACGAGGAAGGTGCCTTCCACTACACCGAGAGGATAGAGGAGCGCTCCCTCGTTTACAGCTTCGCCAAGCAGAGCCTCTACAAGGGCGAAATCTTCTTTGTCGGAGCGCTGCCGAGGTTGCTCCTCAAGTCGGAGATGCTCACACCTGCCGCCAAGAGGCTCTTCGAGGAGCACAGGGAGAAACTGGAGACCGGCTACGTCAGCTACAACAACCTGGCCCAGGCGATAGAGCTCGTCTATTCCCTCGAGAGGGCAAACGAGATAGCGAAGACGCTCCTCGATAGGGGCATTGAAGGGGAGAACGTCCCGGTTGAGCCCAGGGAGGGCGAGGGGATAGGCTACGTCGAGGCCCCGAGGGGTGTTCTGATACACCATTACAGGATAGACGCCAACGGTAATGTCGCCTACTCCAACATAATAACCCCAACAGCGCTGAACCACGCGATGATGGAGGCCAGCCTGCTGGAAGAGGCAAGGAAACTGTACGGCGAGGCCGAGGAAAGGGCGATGATAGGAAGGCTTGAGGAGACCGTCAGGGCATTCGACCCATGCATCTCCTGCTCCGTCCATCTGGTGAAGCTCTAA
- a CDS encoding DUF257 family protein, producing the protein MEQGKVAEIIDSVLPGETVLVTYTTSYIPEFALKFFIEYSREKGIPLVIDDNFDTLHAIIIHAKTMGLSLDLDNVYVLKTGGKFETGNVLTRVPFHPDPRVYIKNYEESSVKVFREIPSPMINLVLGLENLFLVTRTPLDTYRIILAMQRFTGNERRKAFYLINEGIMKSLPLKSLYELERISTTVIRLRPYHTGAEVKVLKSINPNLVGLETTIDAGEWS; encoded by the coding sequence ATGGAACAGGGAAAGGTCGCCGAAATCATCGACTCTGTTCTGCCCGGCGAAACGGTTCTGGTAACATACACCACATCCTACATCCCCGAATTCGCCCTGAAGTTCTTCATTGAGTACTCAAGGGAAAAGGGCATTCCCCTCGTTATTGATGATAATTTCGACACCCTTCACGCCATTATAATCCACGCCAAGACCATGGGGCTTTCCCTGGACTTAGACAACGTCTACGTTCTGAAGACCGGGGGCAAATTCGAGACGGGAAACGTCCTGACGAGGGTTCCGTTTCACCCGGATCCGAGGGTTTACATCAAAAACTACGAAGAGAGCAGCGTTAAAGTCTTCAGGGAAATTCCATCCCCGATGATAAACCTCGTCCTCGGCCTGGAGAACCTCTTCCTCGTCACGAGAACTCCCCTTGACACGTATCGCATCATACTGGCCATGCAGAGGTTCACAGGAAACGAAAGGAGAAAGGCGTTCTACCTAATCAACGAGGGAATAATGAAGAGCCTCCCCCTTAAGAGCCTTTACGAGCTGGAAAGGATCTCCACGACGGTCATCAGGCTGAGACCGTACCACACGGGAGCGGAGGTTAAAGTCCTGAAGAGCATCAACCCGAACTTGGTTGGCCTGGAGACAACGATAGACGCAGGGGAGTGGAGCTGA
- the pbp11 gene encoding tRNA-binding protein Pbp11, which yields MGIFKRFRKKKDEPEIVSRHPVGKFKVIGTTYVLGKQVLGGVVLEGVIYPGYKLKGGGIALVREIHIRNRKVDFVVEHDEAALVLEGKMKVKDGEIIEVYRS from the coding sequence ATGGGAATTTTCAAACGGTTCAGAAAGAAAAAGGACGAGCCGGAGATAGTCTCGAGGCACCCCGTTGGAAAGTTCAAAGTCATCGGGACGACCTACGTCCTCGGAAAGCAGGTTTTGGGTGGAGTCGTGCTTGAGGGGGTCATATACCCAGGCTACAAGCTCAAGGGCGGGGGGATAGCGCTCGTTAGGGAGATACACATCCGGAACAGGAAGGTGGATTTCGTCGTGGAGCACGACGAAGCGGCCCTGGTTCTCGAGGGAAAGATGAAGGTCAAAGATGGCGAAATCATAGAAGTTTACCGATCGTGA
- the shyD gene encoding NAD(P)-dependent hydrogenase/sulfhydrogenase 2 subunit delta, producing MMDKLKLGVFELTDCGGCALNILFLYEKLFDLLEFYEITEFHMATSLSEENHYDVALVTGTVSTQRDLNLLKEARNHSEYLIALGTCATHGSVQGSVELPIREKLKAVYGDDGNPMRALDSKPVVEYVAVDFALPGCPYDKNEVYQVLMDIAKGIEPVRKDYPVCLECKLNEYECVLVKKGLPCLGPITYGGCNAACIRSGLGCIGCRGPLPGEVNPASEYEILKDLGYDDEYIIRKFKTFARWEP from the coding sequence ATGATGGACAAGCTTAAGCTGGGGGTTTTCGAGCTTACCGACTGCGGCGGCTGTGCCCTCAACATACTCTTCCTCTACGAGAAGCTCTTCGACCTCCTCGAATTCTACGAGATAACCGAGTTTCACATGGCGACGAGCCTCAGCGAGGAGAACCACTACGACGTCGCCCTCGTAACCGGAACCGTCTCGACCCAGCGCGACCTGAACCTGCTAAAAGAGGCAAGAAATCACTCCGAATACCTCATAGCCCTCGGAACCTGCGCAACCCACGGCTCGGTTCAGGGGAGCGTTGAACTCCCCATCAGGGAGAAGCTGAAGGCTGTCTACGGGGACGATGGCAACCCAATGCGCGCCCTCGACTCCAAGCCGGTCGTCGAATACGTCGCCGTTGATTTCGCCCTGCCCGGCTGCCCGTACGACAAAAACGAGGTCTACCAGGTGCTCATGGACATAGCCAAGGGCATTGAGCCGGTTAGAAAGGACTACCCGGTCTGTCTCGAGTGCAAGCTCAACGAGTACGAGTGCGTCCTCGTCAAGAAAGGCCTTCCCTGCCTCGGCCCAATAACCTACGGCGGCTGCAACGCGGCCTGCATCCGCTCCGGCCTCGGCTGTATAGGCTGCCGCGGACCGCTACCCGGGGAAGTGAATCCAGCCAGTGAGTACGAGATACTCAAGGACCTCGGCTACGATGACGAGTACATCATAAGAAAGTTCAAGACCTTCGCGAGGTGGGAGCCATGA